The proteins below are encoded in one region of Aeromonas veronii:
- a CDS encoding AraC family transcriptional regulator, which produces MSDIDQLIGQAGIRGSFDVRCLYRGGFALPHPQSPSGVMPFHLLMKGEIRVSTQQGQEVTLQPGELLLLPGGEPHTIWRGGDPLADIEDDAGLLPVRGDGGDEVEFLCGEFHYQGPLRPLLLDALPSPLCIPLLASESREALALVLALIRQELTREQQGSSAVLTALSQVLLAMGLRAHASDPGGALGLIGALQDARLGRSLQAMLANPAHPWSVDELATLAAMSRATYFRHFRQRLGCSVWEFMVRVRMVRAAELLRQPDHLPIGEVAQRVGYQSEAAFAKAFKQSTGLAPGKFRQQGPAFGE; this is translated from the coding sequence ATGAGTGACATAGATCAGTTGATCGGCCAGGCCGGGATCCGCGGCTCCTTCGATGTGCGCTGCCTCTATCGCGGCGGCTTCGCCCTCCCCCACCCGCAGAGTCCGAGCGGGGTCATGCCCTTTCATCTGCTGATGAAGGGGGAGATCCGGGTCAGCACCCAACAGGGTCAGGAGGTGACCTTGCAACCGGGTGAACTGCTGCTGCTGCCGGGGGGGGAGCCCCACACCATCTGGCGGGGCGGCGACCCCCTGGCGGACATCGAAGATGACGCAGGCCTGCTGCCCGTTCGTGGCGACGGAGGGGATGAGGTGGAGTTTCTGTGCGGCGAGTTTCATTACCAGGGCCCCCTGCGCCCCCTGCTGCTGGACGCCCTGCCAAGCCCACTGTGCATCCCCCTGCTGGCCAGCGAGTCCCGCGAGGCGCTGGCCCTGGTGCTCGCCCTGATCCGCCAGGAGCTGACCCGTGAGCAGCAAGGCTCGAGCGCCGTGCTGACGGCCCTGAGCCAGGTGTTGCTGGCCATGGGGCTGCGCGCCCACGCCAGCGATCCCGGCGGGGCGCTTGGCCTCATCGGCGCCCTGCAGGATGCGCGGCTGGGTCGCTCCCTGCAAGCCATGCTGGCCAATCCCGCCCATCCCTGGAGCGTGGACGAACTGGCGACCCTGGCCGCCATGTCGCGTGCCACCTATTTTCGCCATTTCCGCCAGCGCCTGGGGTGCAGCGTCTGGGAGTTCATGGTACGGGTACGCATGGTGCGGGCGGCGGAGTTGCTGCGCCAGCCGGATCACCTGCCCATCGGCGAGGTGGCCCAGCGGGTGGGTTATCAGTCCGAGGCGGCTTTTGCCAAGGCCTTCAAGCAATCCACCGGGCTCGCCCCAGGCAAGTTTCGCCAGCAGGGGCCGGCCTTCGGGGAGTGA